In Acidobacteriota bacterium, one genomic interval encodes:
- a CDS encoding Gfo/Idh/MocA family oxidoreductase encodes MSTVSSQAPRFGVLVHGAGWVAGQHLAACAAHALTRVVAVSSRTVDSARQRVAAAGLDDVPCYADLSRALAHPGVDIVCICTPQHLHAENVVAAARAGKHLVIEKPVANSLADMRRMQRAVRDAGVRTVVSFVLRWNPLFREMKRRMHAGVIGRPYYVEADYLSHNGSWWSGWDDARTVEGGVSAMLVGGCHAVDALRWFASDGEFTAARPVEVFAVRGGYRKGTTREYSPVTHTWSDDAPSMEYDGLEVALVTFDNGVVGKISVNADCIMPYRFPVRVFGDRGTFLDNRVWSPGTPPAPGWEPLSGTPPDSSDVSHHPFRAQLDHFVECLTQGVDSHCNLDDAALTHEVVFAAQACYRDAQPVRLASLR; translated from the coding sequence ATGTCGACCGTTTCGAGTCAGGCGCCCCGATTCGGCGTCCTGGTGCACGGCGCGGGCTGGGTCGCCGGCCAGCACCTGGCGGCGTGTGCCGCCCATGCCCTCACGCGCGTGGTCGCGGTGTCGAGCCGTACCGTCGACAGCGCGCGGCAGCGGGTCGCGGCGGCCGGCCTCGACGATGTGCCCTGCTATGCCGACCTGTCCCGCGCGCTGGCGCATCCCGGCGTGGACATCGTCTGTATCTGCACGCCGCAGCATCTGCACGCCGAGAACGTCGTGGCGGCTGCCCGTGCCGGCAAGCATCTCGTCATCGAGAAGCCGGTGGCCAACAGTCTCGCCGACATGCGCCGGATGCAGCGGGCCGTGCGCGACGCCGGAGTGCGAACGGTGGTCAGCTTCGTGCTGCGATGGAACCCGCTCTTCCGCGAGATGAAGCGACGCATGCACGCGGGGGTGATAGGGCGGCCGTACTACGTCGAAGCCGACTACCTCAGTCACAACGGCAGCTGGTGGTCCGGGTGGGACGACGCGCGCACAGTGGAGGGCGGCGTCAGCGCCATGCTCGTCGGCGGCTGTCATGCCGTGGACGCTCTCAGGTGGTTCGCGTCCGACGGCGAGTTCACTGCCGCAAGGCCTGTCGAGGTGTTCGCGGTGCGTGGCGGGTATCGGAAGGGCACGACGCGCGAGTACAGCCCCGTGACGCACACATGGTCGGACGATGCGCCGTCGATGGAGTACGACGGACTCGAAGTGGCGCTGGTGACGTTCGACAACGGCGTCGTCGGCAAGATCAGCGTGAACGCCGACTGCATCATGCCGTATCGGTTCCCTGTTCGCGTGTTCGGCGACCGCGGCACGTTCCTCGACAATCGCGTGTGGTCGCCCGGCACGCCCCCTGCGCCCGGGTGGGAGCCCCTCTCAGGTACTCCCCCCGACTCGAGCGACGTGAGCCATCATCCGTTTCGGGCACAACTCGATCACTTCGTCGAGTGCCTCACGCAGGGCGTCGACTCCCACTGCAACCTCGACGATGCCGCACTGACGCACGAAGTCGTGTTCGCGGCGCAGGCGTGTTACCGCGATGCGCAACCGGTGCGTCTGGCCTCGCTGAGGTG